The Lagopus muta isolate bLagMut1 chromosome 8, bLagMut1 primary, whole genome shotgun sequence genome contains a region encoding:
- the FAM126B gene encoding protein FAM126B isoform X1, protein MLGSERGVVEEWLSEFKALPETQISSYAATLHRKKPLVPALYKVIQDPNNELLEPVCHQLFELYRSSEVRLKRFTLQFLPELIWVYLRLTASRDRQSNGCIEALLLGIYNLEIADKDGNNKVLSFTIPSLSKPSIYHEPSTIGSMALTEGALCQHDLIRVVYSDLHPQRETFTAQNRILILSLFRFEVLSFLMLCYNSAIVYMPASSYQSLCRMGSRLCVSGFPRQHEKRWKEHCGRVVLDPDFMVQLLTGVYYAIYNGQWDLGQEVLEDIIYRAQLELYSQPLLVANAMKNSLPFDAPDASQEGQKVLKVEVTPTVPRISRTAITTASIRRHRWRREDGFDFSNEADSSIPGSPIQHGSTDLGIKREQEGEVLMRRTPEHGFPEPTLAAATTEDTEGVNGREESVNLNDADEGFSSGASLSSQPVGTKPQSSVSQKGSLRKTASGRSAKDKETSSAAKSNDSPRDSVARKQYVHQSTDLGADIIEMTPTKKHLSLPAGQVVPKANSLSLIRTASASSSKSFDYVNGSQAGSSVGVGTEGVTNLAAGNTNRFSTISLQEDRLGHAGEGKDLLPPGAPLTKQSRSPSFNMQLISQV, encoded by the exons ATGCTGGGATCAGAACGGGGTGTGGTGGAAGAATGGCTGTCGGAGTTCAAG GCATTACCTGAAACACAAATTTCCAGCTATGCAGCTACGTTGCACCGAAAAAAACCACTGGTACCAGCTCTTTATAAAGTCATTCAAGACCCAAATAATGAG CTCCTGGAGCCTGTTTGCCACCAGCTCTTTGAACTGTATCGTAGTTCTGAAGTTCGGCTGAAGAGATTCACACTGCAATTTTTGCCAGAACTGATCTGGGTGTATCTGCGTCTTACTGCCAGCAGGGATAGGCAAAGTAATGGTTGCATTGAAGCACTGCTGCTTGGCATTTACAACTTG gaAATTGCTGACAAAGATGGAAACAACAAAGTTTTATCTTTCACCATCCCTTCGTTATCTAAACCCTCGATATATCATGAG CCCTCTACTATTGGATCCATGGCTTTAACTGAGGGAGCTCTCTGTCAGCATGATCTCATCAGAGTAGTTTACAGTGATCTTCATCCTCAAAGAGAAaccttcacagcacagaacag GATCTTGATCTTGTCTCTTTTCAGGTTTGAGGTGCTGAGCTTTCTCATGCTGTGCTACAATTCTGCTATTGTCTATATGCCTGCCTCTTCTTACCAATCACTTTGTAGGATGGGTTCCAG GCTGTGTGTGAGTGGATTTCCACGGCAGCATGAGAAACGCTGGAAAGAACACTGTGGTAGAGTGGTGTTAGACCCTGACTTCATGGTGCAGCTGCTCACAGGTGTCTATTATGCTAT ATATAATGGTCAATGGGATCTCGGCCAGGAGGTTTTGGAGGACATAATTTACAGAGCACAGCTTGAACTCTACTCACAACCTTTGttg GTTGCAAATGCCATGAAGAACTCACTGCCCTTTGATGCTCCTGATGCATCCCAAGAAGGCCAGAAGGTACTGAAAGTAGAAGTTACTCCAACAGTGCCGAGGATTTCTCGAACTGCCATTACAACAGCTTCTATCCGTCGTCACcgctggagaagagaag ATGGCTTTGACTTCTCAAACGAGGCTGACTCAAGCATACCTGGCTCACCGATCCAACACGGCTCCACAGACCTAGGGATCAAACGTGAGCAAGAGGGGGAGGTGCTGATGCGCAGGACCCCTGAGCATGGCTTCCCGGAGCCCACCTTGGCAGCAGCCACAACAGAGG ATACTGAAGGTGTAAATGGAAGAGAGGAATCTGTGAACCTTAATGATGCTGATGAAGGATTTTCATCAGGAGCATCTCTCAGCAGCCAGCCAGTTGGGACCAAACCTCAATCATCTGTATCCCAGAAGGGCAGcttaagaaaaacagcaagtgGACGTTCTGCTAAGGATAAAGAAACCTCTTCTGCAGCAAAATCCAATGACAGCCCTCGAGATTCAGTAGCTCGGAAGCAGTACGTGCACCAATCCACTGACCTTGGTGCAGATATAATTGAGATGACACCTACTAAGAAACACCTCAGCCTGCCTGCTGGGCAAGTGGTGCCAAAAGCCAACAGTTTGAGTTTGATCAGGACTGCCAGTGCTTCCTCCAGTAAATCGTTCGACTATGTGAATGGTAGTCAAGCAGGCTCCAGTGTTGGAGTTGGTACAGAGGGTGTTACCaatctagcagctggcaacaCCAATCGGTTTTCAACTATCAGCCTACAGGAGGACCGGCTAGGCCACGCTGGGGAAGGTAAAGATCTTCTTCCTCCAGGAGCTCCCCTAACCAAACAGTCTCGATCTCCAAGTTTCAATATGCAGCTGATATCCCAGGTGTAA
- the FAM126B gene encoding protein FAM126B isoform X3, whose protein sequence is MLGSERGVVEEWLSEFKALPETQISSYAATLHRKKPLVPALYKVIQDPNNELLEPVCHQLFELYRSSEVRLKRFTLQFLPELIWVYLRLTASRDRQSNGCIEALLLGIYNLEIADKDGNNKVLSFTIPSLSKPSIYHEPSTIGSMALTEGALCQHDLIRVVYSDLHPQRETFTAQNRILILSLFRFEVLSFLMLCYNSAIVYMPASSYQSLCRMGSRLCVSGFPRQHEKRWKEHCGRVVLDPDFMVQLLTGVYYAIYNGQWDLGQEVLEDIIYRAQLELYSQPLLVANAMKNSLPFDAPDASQEGQKVLKVEVTPTVPRISRTAITTASIRRHRWRREDTEGVNGREESVNLNDADEGFSSGASLSSQPVGTKPQSSVSQKGSLRKTASGRSAKDKETSSAAKSNDSPRDSVARKQYVHQSTDLGADIIEMTPTKKHLSLPAGQVVPKANSLSLIRTASASSSKSFDYVNGSQAGSSVGVGTEGVTNLAAGNTNRFSTISLQEDRLGHAGEGKDLLPPGAPLTKQSRSPSFNMQLISQV, encoded by the exons ATGCTGGGATCAGAACGGGGTGTGGTGGAAGAATGGCTGTCGGAGTTCAAG GCATTACCTGAAACACAAATTTCCAGCTATGCAGCTACGTTGCACCGAAAAAAACCACTGGTACCAGCTCTTTATAAAGTCATTCAAGACCCAAATAATGAG CTCCTGGAGCCTGTTTGCCACCAGCTCTTTGAACTGTATCGTAGTTCTGAAGTTCGGCTGAAGAGATTCACACTGCAATTTTTGCCAGAACTGATCTGGGTGTATCTGCGTCTTACTGCCAGCAGGGATAGGCAAAGTAATGGTTGCATTGAAGCACTGCTGCTTGGCATTTACAACTTG gaAATTGCTGACAAAGATGGAAACAACAAAGTTTTATCTTTCACCATCCCTTCGTTATCTAAACCCTCGATATATCATGAG CCCTCTACTATTGGATCCATGGCTTTAACTGAGGGAGCTCTCTGTCAGCATGATCTCATCAGAGTAGTTTACAGTGATCTTCATCCTCAAAGAGAAaccttcacagcacagaacag GATCTTGATCTTGTCTCTTTTCAGGTTTGAGGTGCTGAGCTTTCTCATGCTGTGCTACAATTCTGCTATTGTCTATATGCCTGCCTCTTCTTACCAATCACTTTGTAGGATGGGTTCCAG GCTGTGTGTGAGTGGATTTCCACGGCAGCATGAGAAACGCTGGAAAGAACACTGTGGTAGAGTGGTGTTAGACCCTGACTTCATGGTGCAGCTGCTCACAGGTGTCTATTATGCTAT ATATAATGGTCAATGGGATCTCGGCCAGGAGGTTTTGGAGGACATAATTTACAGAGCACAGCTTGAACTCTACTCACAACCTTTGttg GTTGCAAATGCCATGAAGAACTCACTGCCCTTTGATGCTCCTGATGCATCCCAAGAAGGCCAGAAGGTACTGAAAGTAGAAGTTACTCCAACAGTGCCGAGGATTTCTCGAACTGCCATTACAACAGCTTCTATCCGTCGTCACcgctggagaagagaag ATACTGAAGGTGTAAATGGAAGAGAGGAATCTGTGAACCTTAATGATGCTGATGAAGGATTTTCATCAGGAGCATCTCTCAGCAGCCAGCCAGTTGGGACCAAACCTCAATCATCTGTATCCCAGAAGGGCAGcttaagaaaaacagcaagtgGACGTTCTGCTAAGGATAAAGAAACCTCTTCTGCAGCAAAATCCAATGACAGCCCTCGAGATTCAGTAGCTCGGAAGCAGTACGTGCACCAATCCACTGACCTTGGTGCAGATATAATTGAGATGACACCTACTAAGAAACACCTCAGCCTGCCTGCTGGGCAAGTGGTGCCAAAAGCCAACAGTTTGAGTTTGATCAGGACTGCCAGTGCTTCCTCCAGTAAATCGTTCGACTATGTGAATGGTAGTCAAGCAGGCTCCAGTGTTGGAGTTGGTACAGAGGGTGTTACCaatctagcagctggcaacaCCAATCGGTTTTCAACTATCAGCCTACAGGAGGACCGGCTAGGCCACGCTGGGGAAGGTAAAGATCTTCTTCCTCCAGGAGCTCCCCTAACCAAACAGTCTCGATCTCCAAGTTTCAATATGCAGCTGATATCCCAGGTGTAA
- the FAM126B gene encoding protein FAM126B isoform X2 produces the protein MLGSERGVVEEWLSEFKALPETQISSYAATLHRKKPLVPALYKVIQDPNNELLEPVCHQLFELYRSSEVRLKRFTLQFLPELIWVYLRLTASRDRQSNGCIEALLLGIYNLEIADKDGNNKVLSFTIPSLSKPSIYHEPSTIGSMALTEGALCQHDLIRVVYSDLHPQRETFTAQNRFEVLSFLMLCYNSAIVYMPASSYQSLCRMGSRLCVSGFPRQHEKRWKEHCGRVVLDPDFMVQLLTGVYYAIYNGQWDLGQEVLEDIIYRAQLELYSQPLLVANAMKNSLPFDAPDASQEGQKVLKVEVTPTVPRISRTAITTASIRRHRWRREDGFDFSNEADSSIPGSPIQHGSTDLGIKREQEGEVLMRRTPEHGFPEPTLAAATTEDTEGVNGREESVNLNDADEGFSSGASLSSQPVGTKPQSSVSQKGSLRKTASGRSAKDKETSSAAKSNDSPRDSVARKQYVHQSTDLGADIIEMTPTKKHLSLPAGQVVPKANSLSLIRTASASSSKSFDYVNGSQAGSSVGVGTEGVTNLAAGNTNRFSTISLQEDRLGHAGEGKDLLPPGAPLTKQSRSPSFNMQLISQV, from the exons ATGCTGGGATCAGAACGGGGTGTGGTGGAAGAATGGCTGTCGGAGTTCAAG GCATTACCTGAAACACAAATTTCCAGCTATGCAGCTACGTTGCACCGAAAAAAACCACTGGTACCAGCTCTTTATAAAGTCATTCAAGACCCAAATAATGAG CTCCTGGAGCCTGTTTGCCACCAGCTCTTTGAACTGTATCGTAGTTCTGAAGTTCGGCTGAAGAGATTCACACTGCAATTTTTGCCAGAACTGATCTGGGTGTATCTGCGTCTTACTGCCAGCAGGGATAGGCAAAGTAATGGTTGCATTGAAGCACTGCTGCTTGGCATTTACAACTTG gaAATTGCTGACAAAGATGGAAACAACAAAGTTTTATCTTTCACCATCCCTTCGTTATCTAAACCCTCGATATATCATGAG CCCTCTACTATTGGATCCATGGCTTTAACTGAGGGAGCTCTCTGTCAGCATGATCTCATCAGAGTAGTTTACAGTGATCTTCATCCTCAAAGAGAAaccttcacagcacagaacag GTTTGAGGTGCTGAGCTTTCTCATGCTGTGCTACAATTCTGCTATTGTCTATATGCCTGCCTCTTCTTACCAATCACTTTGTAGGATGGGTTCCAG GCTGTGTGTGAGTGGATTTCCACGGCAGCATGAGAAACGCTGGAAAGAACACTGTGGTAGAGTGGTGTTAGACCCTGACTTCATGGTGCAGCTGCTCACAGGTGTCTATTATGCTAT ATATAATGGTCAATGGGATCTCGGCCAGGAGGTTTTGGAGGACATAATTTACAGAGCACAGCTTGAACTCTACTCACAACCTTTGttg GTTGCAAATGCCATGAAGAACTCACTGCCCTTTGATGCTCCTGATGCATCCCAAGAAGGCCAGAAGGTACTGAAAGTAGAAGTTACTCCAACAGTGCCGAGGATTTCTCGAACTGCCATTACAACAGCTTCTATCCGTCGTCACcgctggagaagagaag ATGGCTTTGACTTCTCAAACGAGGCTGACTCAAGCATACCTGGCTCACCGATCCAACACGGCTCCACAGACCTAGGGATCAAACGTGAGCAAGAGGGGGAGGTGCTGATGCGCAGGACCCCTGAGCATGGCTTCCCGGAGCCCACCTTGGCAGCAGCCACAACAGAGG ATACTGAAGGTGTAAATGGAAGAGAGGAATCTGTGAACCTTAATGATGCTGATGAAGGATTTTCATCAGGAGCATCTCTCAGCAGCCAGCCAGTTGGGACCAAACCTCAATCATCTGTATCCCAGAAGGGCAGcttaagaaaaacagcaagtgGACGTTCTGCTAAGGATAAAGAAACCTCTTCTGCAGCAAAATCCAATGACAGCCCTCGAGATTCAGTAGCTCGGAAGCAGTACGTGCACCAATCCACTGACCTTGGTGCAGATATAATTGAGATGACACCTACTAAGAAACACCTCAGCCTGCCTGCTGGGCAAGTGGTGCCAAAAGCCAACAGTTTGAGTTTGATCAGGACTGCCAGTGCTTCCTCCAGTAAATCGTTCGACTATGTGAATGGTAGTCAAGCAGGCTCCAGTGTTGGAGTTGGTACAGAGGGTGTTACCaatctagcagctggcaacaCCAATCGGTTTTCAACTATCAGCCTACAGGAGGACCGGCTAGGCCACGCTGGGGAAGGTAAAGATCTTCTTCCTCCAGGAGCTCCCCTAACCAAACAGTCTCGATCTCCAAGTTTCAATATGCAGCTGATATCCCAGGTGTAA
- the FAM126B gene encoding protein FAM126B isoform X4, which translates to MLGSERGVVEEWLSEFKALPETQISSYAATLHRKKPLVPALYKVIQDPNNELLEPVCHQLFELYRSSEVRLKRFTLQFLPELIWVYLRLTASRDRQSNGCIEALLLGIYNLEIADKDGNNKVLSFTIPSLSKPSIYHEPSTIGSMALTEGALCQHDLIRVVYSDLHPQRETFTAQNRFEVLSFLMLCYNSAIVYMPASSYQSLCRMGSRLCVSGFPRQHEKRWKEHCGRVVLDPDFMVQLLTGVYYAIYNGQWDLGQEVLEDIIYRAQLELYSQPLLVANAMKNSLPFDAPDASQEGQKVLKVEVTPTVPRISRTAITTASIRRHRWRREDTEGVNGREESVNLNDADEGFSSGASLSSQPVGTKPQSSVSQKGSLRKTASGRSAKDKETSSAAKSNDSPRDSVARKQYVHQSTDLGADIIEMTPTKKHLSLPAGQVVPKANSLSLIRTASASSSKSFDYVNGSQAGSSVGVGTEGVTNLAAGNTNRFSTISLQEDRLGHAGEGKDLLPPGAPLTKQSRSPSFNMQLISQV; encoded by the exons ATGCTGGGATCAGAACGGGGTGTGGTGGAAGAATGGCTGTCGGAGTTCAAG GCATTACCTGAAACACAAATTTCCAGCTATGCAGCTACGTTGCACCGAAAAAAACCACTGGTACCAGCTCTTTATAAAGTCATTCAAGACCCAAATAATGAG CTCCTGGAGCCTGTTTGCCACCAGCTCTTTGAACTGTATCGTAGTTCTGAAGTTCGGCTGAAGAGATTCACACTGCAATTTTTGCCAGAACTGATCTGGGTGTATCTGCGTCTTACTGCCAGCAGGGATAGGCAAAGTAATGGTTGCATTGAAGCACTGCTGCTTGGCATTTACAACTTG gaAATTGCTGACAAAGATGGAAACAACAAAGTTTTATCTTTCACCATCCCTTCGTTATCTAAACCCTCGATATATCATGAG CCCTCTACTATTGGATCCATGGCTTTAACTGAGGGAGCTCTCTGTCAGCATGATCTCATCAGAGTAGTTTACAGTGATCTTCATCCTCAAAGAGAAaccttcacagcacagaacag GTTTGAGGTGCTGAGCTTTCTCATGCTGTGCTACAATTCTGCTATTGTCTATATGCCTGCCTCTTCTTACCAATCACTTTGTAGGATGGGTTCCAG GCTGTGTGTGAGTGGATTTCCACGGCAGCATGAGAAACGCTGGAAAGAACACTGTGGTAGAGTGGTGTTAGACCCTGACTTCATGGTGCAGCTGCTCACAGGTGTCTATTATGCTAT ATATAATGGTCAATGGGATCTCGGCCAGGAGGTTTTGGAGGACATAATTTACAGAGCACAGCTTGAACTCTACTCACAACCTTTGttg GTTGCAAATGCCATGAAGAACTCACTGCCCTTTGATGCTCCTGATGCATCCCAAGAAGGCCAGAAGGTACTGAAAGTAGAAGTTACTCCAACAGTGCCGAGGATTTCTCGAACTGCCATTACAACAGCTTCTATCCGTCGTCACcgctggagaagagaag ATACTGAAGGTGTAAATGGAAGAGAGGAATCTGTGAACCTTAATGATGCTGATGAAGGATTTTCATCAGGAGCATCTCTCAGCAGCCAGCCAGTTGGGACCAAACCTCAATCATCTGTATCCCAGAAGGGCAGcttaagaaaaacagcaagtgGACGTTCTGCTAAGGATAAAGAAACCTCTTCTGCAGCAAAATCCAATGACAGCCCTCGAGATTCAGTAGCTCGGAAGCAGTACGTGCACCAATCCACTGACCTTGGTGCAGATATAATTGAGATGACACCTACTAAGAAACACCTCAGCCTGCCTGCTGGGCAAGTGGTGCCAAAAGCCAACAGTTTGAGTTTGATCAGGACTGCCAGTGCTTCCTCCAGTAAATCGTTCGACTATGTGAATGGTAGTCAAGCAGGCTCCAGTGTTGGAGTTGGTACAGAGGGTGTTACCaatctagcagctggcaacaCCAATCGGTTTTCAACTATCAGCCTACAGGAGGACCGGCTAGGCCACGCTGGGGAAGGTAAAGATCTTCTTCCTCCAGGAGCTCCCCTAACCAAACAGTCTCGATCTCCAAGTTTCAATATGCAGCTGATATCCCAGGTGTAA